In one window of Haloprofundus halophilus DNA:
- a CDS encoding succinate dehydrogenase hydrophobic membrane anchor subunit, translating into MAERYSSFERGGRRWLWQRITAAFLVVVLAFHFFLLHFVNHADEVTFAMSQARMESLTYFSLMILFLVTATFHGVNGVYNALVNQGLTGTKLSVVKWTLVVASAVLIIQGVRTALAWSGGIPL; encoded by the coding sequence ATGGCCGAACGCTACTCCTCGTTCGAGCGCGGCGGACGCCGGTGGCTCTGGCAGCGCATCACGGCGGCGTTCCTCGTCGTCGTGCTCGCGTTCCACTTCTTCCTGCTCCACTTCGTCAACCACGCCGACGAGGTGACGTTCGCGATGAGTCAGGCGAGAATGGAGTCGCTGACGTACTTCTCGTTGATGATTCTGTTCCTCGTCACCGCGACGTTCCACGGCGTCAACGGCGTCTACAACGCACTCGTCAACCAAGGGCTGACCGGCACGAAACTGAGCGTCGTGAAGTGGACGCTCGTCGTCGCCAGCGCGGTTCTCATCATCCAGGGCGTTCGGACCGCACTCGCGTGGTCCGGAGGCATTCCACTCTAA
- a CDS encoding succinate dehydrogenase/fumarate reductase iron-sulfur subunit: MSTQVPETQEADESEAETEAESVPVAQQRRQQRKAERREHVAERERERTEEEAASDESRYHLKVFRYDPEVEGKQEPRFDEFHVPYHKGMTVLDALIYARDHFDSSLTFRHSCRQAICGSDAMFVNGRQRLCCKTQLSDLEEPVRVEPLPHQEVVKDLVVDMEHFYDQMEAVEPFFQTNDLPDGELEEQRQTRENREKVKMSTRCIWCGACMSSCNIAAGDNQYLGPAAINKAYRFAMDEREGSDMKEHRMRILEQEHGVWRCQTQFSCTEVCPKDIPLTAHIQELKREAVKNNLKFW; encoded by the coding sequence ATGAGCACGCAAGTACCCGAAACACAGGAAGCGGACGAATCGGAGGCGGAGACCGAGGCGGAGTCGGTCCCCGTCGCACAGCAGCGACGCCAACAGCGGAAGGCCGAGCGCCGCGAGCACGTCGCCGAGCGCGAACGCGAGCGGACCGAAGAGGAAGCCGCGAGCGACGAGAGTCGCTACCACCTGAAGGTGTTCCGCTACGACCCCGAAGTCGAGGGGAAGCAGGAACCGCGGTTCGACGAGTTCCACGTCCCCTACCACAAGGGGATGACCGTCCTCGACGCGCTCATCTACGCGCGGGACCACTTCGACTCCTCGCTGACGTTCCGACACTCGTGTCGACAGGCCATCTGCGGCTCCGACGCAATGTTCGTCAACGGCCGCCAGCGGCTCTGCTGTAAGACGCAGCTGTCGGACCTCGAAGAGCCCGTCCGCGTCGAACCGCTGCCGCACCAGGAGGTCGTCAAGGACCTGGTCGTCGACATGGAGCACTTCTACGACCAGATGGAGGCGGTCGAGCCGTTCTTCCAGACGAACGACCTGCCCGACGGCGAACTCGAAGAGCAGCGCCAGACCCGAGAGAACCGCGAGAAAGTGAAGATGTCGACGCGCTGCATCTGGTGCGGCGCGTGCATGTCCTCCTGCAACATCGCGGCCGGCGACAACCAGTATCTCGGCCCGGCGGCCATCAACAAGGCGTACCGCTTCGCGATGGACGAACGCGAGGGCTCGGACATGAAGGAGCATCGCATGCGCATCCTCGAACAGGAACACGGCGTCTGGCGCTGTCAGACGCAGTTCTCCTGCACCGAGGTGTGCCCGAAAGACATCCCGCTGACGGCCCACATCCAGGAACTCAAGCGAGAGGCCGTCAAGAACAACCTGAAGTTCTGGTAG